In one window of Macadamia integrifolia cultivar HAES 741 chromosome 2, SCU_Mint_v3, whole genome shotgun sequence DNA:
- the LOC122059039 gene encoding mitochondrial carrier protein CoAc2: MAKRGEESQEGERRMSFFDETMEAMPLFAKELIAGGVAGGIAKTAVAPLERVKILFQTRRAEFHSAGLLGSFKKIVETEGILGFYRGNGASVARIVPYAALHYMAYEQYRRWIILSYPNIKRGPILDLVAGSLAGGTAVICTYPLDLVRTKLAYQVVGPSSVNVKGSEVVYRGIYDCFSKIYRESGVRGLYRGVAPSLYGIFPYSGLKFYFYEELKSHVPEEHNKDIMVKLFCGSVAGLLGQTFTYPLDVVRRQMQVQRLSMSDNAEVKGTMETLFLIVKKQGWKQLFSGLSINYLKVVPSVAIGFTVYDTMKLRLGVPSRENTAIEVVTEGRNTHPSALRS; encoded by the exons ATGgcgaagagaggagaggaatcACAGGAGGGAGAGAGACGGATGTCGTTCTTCGACGAAACCATGGAAGCGATGCCTTTATTCGCAAAGGAGCTCATAGCCGGAGGTGTGGCTGGTGGGATAGCAAAGACAGCCGTGGCTCCTCTCGAGCGTGTCAAGATTTTATTCCAG ACTAGAAGGGCAGAATTTCACAGTGCGGGATTGCTGGGGTCCTTCAAAAAGATTGTGGAGACAGAAGGAATCCTTGGTTTCTACAG aGGAAATGGAGCTAGCGTTGCTAGGATTGTGCCATATGCAGCTCTGCATTATATGGCCTATGAGCAATACAGGCGATGGATTATACTCAGTTATCCTAACATTAAAAGAGGACCTATCCTTGATCTCGTAGCAGGGTCACTTGCGGGAGGAACTGCAGTAATTTGCACTTATCCCCTTGATTTAGTTCGGACAAAGCTGGCTTATCAG GTTGTTGGACCATCAAGTGTGAACGTTAAAGGAAGTGAAGTAGTTTATAGAGGAATTTACGACTGTTTCTCAAAGATCTATAGAGAAAGTGGAGTAAGGGGTCTCTATCGTGGTGTGG CTCCATCACTCTATGGAATCTTCCCATATTCTGGTTTGAAGTTCTACTTCTATGAGGAGTTGAAAAGTCATGTCCCTGAGGAACACAATAAAGATATCATGGTCAAACTTTTTTGTGGATCAGTTGCTGGTCTATTGGGTCAAACCTTCACTTACCCTCTTGATGTTGTTAGGCGTCAAATGCAG GTCCAACGGCTCTCTATGTCTGACAATGCGGAGGTGAAGGGGACAATGGAGACCCTATTTCTGATTGTCAAGAAGCAGGGATGGAAGCAGCTGTTCTCAGGGCTAAGCATCAACTACCTGAAG GTTGTACCATCGGTGGCTATCGGGTTTACTGTCTATGATACTATGAAGTTACGGCTGGGAGTTCCGTCACGAGAAAACACTGCTATAGAGGTAGTGACTGAAGGAAGAAATACTCATCCATCAGCCCTTCGCTCCTAA